A DNA window from Daucus carota subsp. sativus chromosome 3, DH1 v3.0, whole genome shotgun sequence contains the following coding sequences:
- the LOC108213023 gene encoding casein kinase 1-like protein 3 isoform X2 produces MDRFIAGKYKLGRKIGSGSFGEIHLATHIDTGEVVAVKIENNKTKHPQLLYEAKLYNILQGGSGIPGTKWSGVDGEDNVLVLDLLGPSLEDLFVYCGRKFSLKTVLMLADQMITRIEFVHSKGFLHRDIKPDNFLMGLGRKANQVYIIDFGLAKRYRDSSTNRHIPYRENKNLTGTARYASCNTHLGIEQSRRDDLESLGYVLLYFLRGSLPWQGLKAATKKQKYDKICEKKLSTPIEVLCKSHPVEFASYFHYCHSLTFDQRPDYGFLKRLFRELFTREGCEFDYIFDWTILKYQQAQKNKPQTRPLPGENSSRAMAIDSAKYQGNAIYPAESADRMKSNTAASPGIRMQFRSPPPSRNMVSENPLDNSTAAIGPSTSYSLAGVSKRTVPKPVVPAETTKQGQGDHAATSGSWMSSFRRISSTK; encoded by the exons ATGGATAGATTCATCGCTGGCAAGTACAAGCTCGGTCGCAAGATCGGTAGCGGATCATTCGGTGAAATTCATCTCG CTACTCACATCGATACTGGCGAGGTCGTTGCGGTGAAGATC GAGAATAACAAGACAAAGCATCCGCAACTTCTATATGAggctaaattatataatattcttcAGGGAGGCA GTGGTATACCTGGCACAAAATGGTCCGGGGTAGATGGGGAAGATAATGTGCTTGTCCTTGATTTGCTTGGGCCAAGTCTTGAAGATTTGTTTGTTTATTGCGGGAGAAAGTTCTCCTTGAAGACAGTCTTAATGCTGGCTGATCAAATG ATTACAAGGATAGAATTTGTTCACTCGAAAGGGTTCCTCCATCGGGATATTAAGCCGGACAACTTTCTCATGGGTCTCGGCCGAAAGGCAAATCAG GTTTATATTATTGACTTTGGGCTTGCGAAAAGATATCGAGATTCATCAACAAACCGACATATTCCTTACAG GGAGAACAAGAATCTAACTGGTACTGCACGCTATGCGAGTTGTAATACTCATCTCGGAATTG AGCAAAGCCGGCGGGATGATCTCGAGTCTCTTGGATATGTACTATTATACTTTTTGAGAGGAAG TCTTCCATGGCAGGGTCTAAAAGCTGCCACAAAGAAACAAAAGTATGACAAGATATGTGAAAAGAAGCTATCAACTCCTATAGAG GTTTTATGCAAGTCTCATCCAGTGGAGTTTGCTTCATATTTCCATTACTGTCATTCCTTGACATTTGATCAACGTCCAGACTATGGATTTTTGAAGCGACTATTTCGCGAATTGTTCACTCGTGAAG GGTGTGAATTTGACTACATATTTGATTGGACCATTCTCAAGTACCAGCAAGCACAAAAGAATAAACCTCAGACACGG CCACTTCCTGGAGAGAACAGCAGTCGAGCAATGGCAATAGATTCTGCCAAATATCAAG GGAATGCTATATATCCTGCGGAATCAGCCGATCGAATGAAGTCCAATACTGCTGCTAGTCCTGGCATCCGCATGCAATTCAGATCACCACCACCTAGCAGAAATATGGTTTCTGAAAATCCTCTTGAT AATTCTACTGCTGCAATTGGGCCATCTACTTCGTATTCCCTTGCTGGTGTCTCAAAGAGAACTGTCCCAAAGCCTGTGGTGCCTGCTGAAACTACCAAGCAGGGCCAGGGTGATCATGCTGCTACTTCAGGCAGCTGGATGTCATCCTTTCGTCGTATTTCGTCTACAAAATGA
- the LOC108213023 gene encoding casein kinase 1-like protein 3 isoform X1 — protein sequence MDRFIAGKYKLGRKIGSGSFGEIHLATHIDTGEVVAVKIENNKTKHPQLLYEAKLYNILQGGSGIPGTKWSGVDGEDNVLVLDLLGPSLEDLFVYCGRKFSLKTVLMLADQMITRIEFVHSKGFLHRDIKPDNFLMGLGRKANQVYIIDFGLAKRYRDSSTNRHIPYRENKNLTGTARYASCNTHLGIEQSRRDDLESLGYVLLYFLRGSLPWQGLKAATKKQKYDKICEKKLSTPIEVLCKSHPVEFASYFHYCHSLTFDQRPDYGFLKRLFRELFTREGCEFDYIFDWTILKYQQAQKNKPQTRPLPGENSSRAMAIDSAKYQVSAGNAIYPAESADRMKSNTAASPGIRMQFRSPPPSRNMVSENPLDNSTAAIGPSTSYSLAGVSKRTVPKPVVPAETTKQGQGDHAATSGSWMSSFRRISSTK from the exons ATGGATAGATTCATCGCTGGCAAGTACAAGCTCGGTCGCAAGATCGGTAGCGGATCATTCGGTGAAATTCATCTCG CTACTCACATCGATACTGGCGAGGTCGTTGCGGTGAAGATC GAGAATAACAAGACAAAGCATCCGCAACTTCTATATGAggctaaattatataatattcttcAGGGAGGCA GTGGTATACCTGGCACAAAATGGTCCGGGGTAGATGGGGAAGATAATGTGCTTGTCCTTGATTTGCTTGGGCCAAGTCTTGAAGATTTGTTTGTTTATTGCGGGAGAAAGTTCTCCTTGAAGACAGTCTTAATGCTGGCTGATCAAATG ATTACAAGGATAGAATTTGTTCACTCGAAAGGGTTCCTCCATCGGGATATTAAGCCGGACAACTTTCTCATGGGTCTCGGCCGAAAGGCAAATCAG GTTTATATTATTGACTTTGGGCTTGCGAAAAGATATCGAGATTCATCAACAAACCGACATATTCCTTACAG GGAGAACAAGAATCTAACTGGTACTGCACGCTATGCGAGTTGTAATACTCATCTCGGAATTG AGCAAAGCCGGCGGGATGATCTCGAGTCTCTTGGATATGTACTATTATACTTTTTGAGAGGAAG TCTTCCATGGCAGGGTCTAAAAGCTGCCACAAAGAAACAAAAGTATGACAAGATATGTGAAAAGAAGCTATCAACTCCTATAGAG GTTTTATGCAAGTCTCATCCAGTGGAGTTTGCTTCATATTTCCATTACTGTCATTCCTTGACATTTGATCAACGTCCAGACTATGGATTTTTGAAGCGACTATTTCGCGAATTGTTCACTCGTGAAG GGTGTGAATTTGACTACATATTTGATTGGACCATTCTCAAGTACCAGCAAGCACAAAAGAATAAACCTCAGACACGG CCACTTCCTGGAGAGAACAGCAGTCGAGCAATGGCAATAGATTCTGCCAAATATCAAG TGTCAGCAGGGAATGCTATATATCCTGCGGAATCAGCCGATCGAATGAAGTCCAATACTGCTGCTAGTCCTGGCATCCGCATGCAATTCAGATCACCACCACCTAGCAGAAATATGGTTTCTGAAAATCCTCTTGAT AATTCTACTGCTGCAATTGGGCCATCTACTTCGTATTCCCTTGCTGGTGTCTCAAAGAGAACTGTCCCAAAGCCTGTGGTGCCTGCTGAAACTACCAAGCAGGGCCAGGGTGATCATGCTGCTACTTCAGGCAGCTGGATGTCATCCTTTCGTCGTATTTCGTCTACAAAATGA
- the LOC108213079 gene encoding probable xyloglucan endotransglucosylase/hydrolase protein 26 — protein sequence METFWTLIVALFISAAAFQSGVVHATFPKSVYFNWGAQHSTMNGEDLQLVLDTTSGSGIQTKRSFLFGSIEMLIKLVPGNSAGTVTAYYLSSPGDKHDEIDFEFLGNSSGQPYVVHTNIYTQGVGNKEQQFYLWFDPTADYHNYTIHWNPSAIVWYIDNVPIRVFRNYNNEGIAYPNQQGMRVYSSLWNADNWATRGGLVKIDWTSAPFIARFRHFRARACKWDGSFSTAQCAFPSPANWWTSPIHKQLTAGKQGQMKWARDNYMIYDYCKDAKRFNGQMPPECSKAQY from the exons ATGGAAACTTTTTGGACTTTGATTGTTGCTCTTTTCATCTCAGCCGCTGCATTTCAGTCCGGTGTAGTACATGCAACATTCCCAAAAAGTGTGTATTTCAACTGGGGTGCTCAGCATTCTACTATGAATGGCGAAGATCTTCAGCTCGTGCTGGATACGACATCAG GTTCTGGCATTCAGACAAAGAGATCATTCCTATTTGGAAGCATCGAGATGCTGATCAAGTTGGTGCCAGGGAATTCAGCTGGAACTGTCACAGCTTACTAT CTGTCCTCTCCCGGCGACAAGCATGATGAGATTGACTTTGAGTTCTTAGGGAACTCATCAGGACAGCCTTATGTTGTCCACACTAACATATACACTCAAGGAGTTGGAAACAAAGAGCAGCAGTTCTACTTGTGGTTCGACCCAACAGCCGATTATCACAACTACACTATACATTGGAACCCAAGTGCAATAGT GTGGTACATCGATAATGTGCCAATTCGCGTATTTAGAAACTACAACAATGAAGGAATTGCTTACCCAAACCAACAAGGGATGAGGGTTTACTCCAGTCTGTGGAACGCTGACAACTGGGCAACTCGAGGCGGCCTTGTGAAGATTGATTGGACTAGTGCACCTTTCATAGCCAGATTCCGTCACTTCAGAGCTAGAGCTTGCAAGTGGGATGGATCATTTAGCACTGCGCAATGCGCCTTTCCCTCCCCTGCCAACTGGTGGACCTCCCCTATTCACAAGCAGTTGACTGCTGGTAAACAGGGTCAGATGAAGTGGGCGAGAGATAATTACATGATCTATGATTACTGTAAAGATGCAAAGCGATTCAATGGACAGATGCCTCCTGAATGTAGCAAGGCACAGTACTGA
- the LOC108213069 gene encoding uncharacterized protein LOC108213069 — protein sequence MVGDIEKMITVGLVWGATNAFMKKGTLIWDQKLKSSHHPTTTLNNWLNLLLTWQYSVPFLLNLSASATFFASLSDTPISLAVPVTNATTFAATALVGMLLGEEMKGLMALFGTFLILVGVFVCVM from the coding sequence atggTCGGAGATATAGAGAAGATGATCACAGTAGGCCTTGTTTGGGGAGCCACAAACGCCTTCATGAAAAAGGGTACTCTCATCTGGGACCAAAAGCTCAAATCTTCCCATCATCCAACCACAACTCTCAACAACTGGCTCAATCTCTTACTCACTTGGCAATACTCTGTGCCATTTTTACTGAATTTATCAGCCTCAGCCACTTTCTTTGCTAGTTTAAGTGACACCCCAATTTCTTTAGCTGTGCCTGTGACTAATGCCACCACTTTTGCTGCCACTGCCTTGGTGGGGATGCTTTTGGGTGAGGAGATGAAGGGCTTGATGGCTTTGTTTGGTACTTTTCTGATTCTTGTTGGGGTTTTTGTTTGTGTTATGTGA
- the LOC108213065 gene encoding protein SPEAR1 — MGSNYCGEAERSGGSSSRKGKKNGSDKPKQPQRGLGVAQLEKIRLHSQMGRGAFVHPNSIQTPFPVTNYPIQEDVRLHTAYQSSSSSFSYPTPSSTSYGFHGAQNMMIGLGDMERANIRYGDSQTATNIARWNGANTVYDAQHYQQPSITRHLLNLESEEFRENKMKVRSSDSAGSGSQNSGSSGSQEIDLELRLSL; from the exons ATGGGGAGCAATTATTGCGGCGAGGCTGAGAGATCAGGAGGGTCATCGTCGAGGAAAGGGAAGAAGAACGGTTCCGATAAGCCGAAGCAGCCGCAGAGAGGCTTGGGAGTTGCTCAGCTGGAGAAAATTAGGCTCCATAGTCAAATGGGTCGTGGTGCTTTTGTTCATCCCAATTCTATTCAGACACCCTTTCCTGTTACTAATTACCCTATTCAg GAGGATGTGAGACTGCACACAGCTTATCAATCATCGTCGTCGTCGTTTTCGTATCCAACTCCCTCTTCTACGTCTTATGGGTTTCATGGTGCTCAGAATATGATG ATTGGTTTGGGCGATATGGAAAGAGCAAATATCAGATATGGTGATTCGCAGACTGCTACTAATATTGCAAG ATGGAATGGCGCAAATACTGTCTACGATGCTCAGCATTATCAACAGCCATCCATAACCAGACACCTTCTAAACCTAGAATCCGAG GAATTCAGGGAGAACAAGATGAAAGTTCGTAGTAGTGATTCAGCGGGTTCAGGCAGTCAGAACTCTGGATCAAGTGGCAGCCAAGAGATAGATTTGGAGCTTAGGCTGTCCCTCTAG